From Opisthocomus hoazin isolate bOpiHoa1 chromosome 10, bOpiHoa1.hap1, whole genome shotgun sequence, a single genomic window includes:
- the COMMD4 gene encoding COMM domain-containing protein 4 isoform X2: MEYERILKLTSDAKLESGDVKATIAVLGFILSSAAKHNVDSESLASELQQLGLPKEHAGGLCRSYEEKQSCLQESLRACSLRLSRPGPVRWRVDYALSSSELREVDEPLVHLSFGLSDSATAFSLSADKFRVLLAELKQAQALMNTLL; this comes from the exons ATGGAG TACGAGAGGATCCTCAAGCTGACATCGGACGCCAAGCTGG AGTCCGGGGACGTGAAGGCCACCATCGCCGTCCTCGGCTTCATCCTCTCCAGCGCAGCCAAGCACAACGTGGACAGCGAGTCGCTGGCGAgcgagctgcagcagctggggctgcccaaGG AGCACGCCGGCGGGCTGTGCcgctcctacgaggagaagcagAGCTGCTTGCAGGAGAGCCTGAGGGCCTGCAGCCTGAGGC TCAGCCGGCCGGGCCCGGTGCGCTGGCGGGTGGATTACGCCCTCAGCTCCAGCGAGCTGCGGGAGGTGGATGAGCCCCTCGTGCACCTGAGCTTTGGCCTGAGCGACAGCGCGACAGCCTTCTCCCTCTCGGCGGACAAATTCCgggtgctgctggcag AGCTGAAGCAGGCCCAGGCGCTGATGAACACCCTCCTGTGA
- the MAN2C1 gene encoding alpha-mannosidase 2C1 isoform X2, translating into MIAPPDPDRRFTLSKAELVVFNRDVYELLVDLEILLDMARLLGEENQRSFQALYAANQMVNACDVMDPSTFPAARDLAAAIFSQRNGESQHTIHAVGHCHIDSAWLWPFEETIRKCARSWVTVVRLMERNPELTFACSQAQQFEWVRSWYPGLYAQIRDFVVKGQFIPVGGTWVEMDGNLPSGESMVRQFLQGQRFFQEQFGRICSEFWLPDTFGYSAQLPQLMRGCGIRRFLTQKLSWNLVNTFPHHTFFWEGIDGSRVLTHFPPGDSYGMHGQVEEMLKTVKNNKDKGLVNHSALLFGFGDGGGGPTQKMLDRMKRMSDTDGLPRVQISTPDRLFSVLEKESSQLHTWVGELFLELHNGTYTTQAQIKKGNRECERILHDVEVLSTWALARGGTFQYPASQLQRLWRLLLLNQFHDVLPGSCIQLVVEDALQYYTEIRRAGIQLQEEAVRSLCGDLLQPKAGSAESTLVLNTLPWERTEVISRTGPSGTETLALVTVPSMGYAVVREPSLPPQPVAVRKQEDGTIAMENGVIAVRLDVAGRLTSLRLVHSERESVPDSCYANQFALFDDVPLYWDAWDVMDYHLETRKPVTTLLKPLEITLAGGLRGSASFSLRIGESSTLTQEIILDAMCPYLRFQTQVEWKEAHKFLKVEFPVQVRSTNATYEIQFGHLQRPTHWNTSWDWARFEVWVHKWLDLSEHGFGVALLNDCKYGASAHGNILSLSLLRAPKSPDATADIAHHQFSYAVMPHQGSFQDARVIQCAYNLNFPLHAVPSGSAQCPTWSAFAVSSPAVVLETVKQAEDRPEAVVVRLYEAHGSTVDAWLQTSLAVKEAMLCDLLERPAARGRLLLEQRGVRLSFTPFRLLSVLLVLRQ; encoded by the exons ATGATCGCCCCTCCGGACCCTGACAGGAGGTTCACCCTGAGCAAGGCTGAGCTGGTCGTCTTCAACAGGGATGTCTATGAACTGCTGGTGGATCTGGAAATACTGCTGGACATGGCCCGG CTCCTCGGGGAGGAAAACCAGAGGAGTTTCCAGGCACTGTACGCTGCCAACCAGATGGTCAACGCCTGTGACGTTATGGACCCCTCCACCTTCCCTGCTGCCCGTGACCTGGCTGCGGCGATCTTCAGCCAGAGGAACGGCGAGAGCCAGCACACCATCCATGCCGTGGGTCACTGCCACATTGACTCTG cctggctgtggcCGTTCGAAGAGACCATCCGTAAGTGTGCTCGGAGCTGGGTCACGGTGGTCCGTCTGATGGAGCGCAATCCGGAGCTCACCTTCGCCTGCTCCCAG GCGCAGCAGTTCGAGTGGGTGCGGAGTTGGTACCCCGGGCTCTACGCACAGATTCGGGACTTCGTGGTGAAGGGGCAGTTCATTCCTGTTGGAGGCACCTGGGTGGAAATG GACGGGAACCTGCCCAGCGGGGAGTCCATGGTGCGGCAGTTCCTCCAGGGACAGCGGTTCTTCCAGGAGCAGTTTGGCCGGATCTGCTCAGAG TTCTGGCTGCCGGACACGTTTGGATACTCGGCTCAGCTGCCCCAGCTAATGCGTGGCTGTGGGATCAGGCGGTTCCTCACGCAGAAGCTCAGCTGGAACCTGGTGAACACCTTCCCG CATCACACCTTTTTCTGGGAAGGCATTGATGGTTCCCGAGTCCTGACCCATTTCCCACCTGGCGATTCCTATGGGATGCACGGGCAAGTGGAGGAG ATGCTGAAAACAGTGAAGAACAACAAGGACAAAGGACTTGTGAACCACAGCGCTCTCCTCTTTGGCTTTGGAGATGGAGGCGGGGGCCCGACGCAGAAGATGCTGGACAGGATGAAGAGAATGAGTGACACAGACGGGCTGCCAAG GGTTCAGATCTCCACTCCTGACCGACTCTTTTCTGTGCTGGAGAAGGAGTCATCACAGCTGCACACCTGGGTGGGAGAGCTCTTCCTCGAGCTGCACAACGGCACCTATACCACCCAGGCACAG ATAAAGAAGGGGAATCGGGAGTGTGAGCGAATACTCCACGACGTTGAAGTGCTCAGCACCTGGGCTCTGGCGCGGGGCGGCACATTCCAGTATCCTGCCAGCCAGCTGCAGCGGCTCTGGAG GTTATTGCTGCTCAACCAGTTCCATGACGTTTTGCCAGGCAGCTGCATCCAGCTCGTGGTTGAGGATGCCCTGCAATACTACACAG AGATCCGCAGGGCTGGcattcagctgcaggaggaggctgtgcGGTCCTTATGTGGGGATCTGCTGCAGCCCAAGGCAGGGAGCGCCGAAAGCACCCTCGTGTTGAACACTCTGCCCTGGGAGCGGACTGAGGTCATCTCAAGGACTGGGCCATCTGGAACAGAGACTTTAG CTCTGGTGACAGTCCCCAGCATGGGCTATGCTGTCGTGAGGGAGCCGTCACTGCCACCTCAGCCTGTGGCAGTGAGGAAACAG GAGGATGGCACCATTGCCATGGAGAACGGGGTGATTGCAGTCCGCCTCGACGTGGCGGGGCGCCTGACCTCGCTTCGCCTTGTACACTCTGAGAG AGAGTCAGTCCCAGACAGCTGCTACGCCAACCAGTTTGCACTCTTTGATGATGTTCCCCTGTACTGGGACGCCTGGGACGTGATGGATTATCACTTGGAAACCAG GAAGCCAGTGACAACGCTGCTGAAGCCTCTGGAAATCACCCTGGCTGGGGGCCTGCGGGGAAGTGCGAGCTTCTCCCTGCGGATCGGGGAAAGCAGCACCTTAACCCAGGAGATCATCCTGGATGCCATGTGCCCGTACCTCCGCTTCCAGACCCAG GTTGAGTGGAAGGAGGCTCACAAGTTCCTCAAGGTGGAGTTCCCCGTGCAAGTCCGGAGCACCAACGCCACCTACGAGATCCAGTTTGGACACCTGCAGCGGCCGACGCACTGGAACACGTCCTGGGACTGGGCCCGGTTCGAG GTGTGGGTCCACAAGTGGCTCGATCTCTCCGAGCACGGCTTCGGGGTGGCACTGCTGAATGACTGCAAATACGGGGCATCAGCCCATGGGAACATCCTCAGCCTCTCGCT GCTGAGAGCGCCCAAGTCCCCCGATGCCACGGCAGACATCGCCCACCACCAGTTCTCCTACGCCGTGATGCCCCACCAGG GTTCCTTCCAGGACGCCCGTGTGATCCAGTGTGCCTACAACTTGAATTTCCCTCTGCACGCGGTGCCATCCGGCTCTGCCCAGTGCCCAACCTGGAGCGCCTTTGCTGTCAGCTCACCCGCCGTGGTGCTGGAGACTGTCAAGCAG GCTGAGGACAGACCTGAAGCTGTGGTGGTTCGGCTGTACGAGGCGCACGGCAGCACGGTGGACGCCTGGCTCCAGACCTCCCTCGCCGTGAAGGAGGCGATGCT CTGCGACCTCCTGGAGCGTCCGGCTGCACGAGGccgcctgctgctggagcagcggGGCGTGAGGCTTTCCTTCACACCCTTCCGCCTGCTCTCCGTCCTCTTGGTCTTGAGGCAGTGA
- the NEIL1 gene encoding endonuclease 8-like 1 isoform X3 codes for MPECPELHLAGRYINEACGGLVFSGGVERSAVGRGPEVPFCSEAYRVRAAARGKELRLTLAPLGPGAAQALVFRFGMSGLFRLCPVAGLPRHAHLRFVTGEDPPRALCFVDARRFGSWRLGEAWQPGRGPCVLTEYRAFRENVLKNLGDKAFDKPICEALLNQKFFNGIGNYLRAEILYRSKTRPFEKARTVLEALKDQEQARRKNNPSMTLSKKLKVMQEHPDLLELCHTVPMEVIVAGKELLDPEQPDNYAAFKNWLQCYLVPGMSSLRDRSGRTIWFQGDPGPMAPKGQTPRKKRAQLKVDAEPRSPKVTTHASKRRPRAAASPLKSDAEEEVADRPRRGCSRGRRKATAAPASSEPKAPVKAKRSRRTAARRGRGAAPAV; via the exons ATGCCGGAGTGCCCGGAGCTGCACCTGGCCGGTCGCTACATCAACGAGGCgtgcggcgggctggtgttctcGGGCGGCGTGGAGCGCTCGGCGGTGGGCAGGGGGCCGGAGGTGCCGTTCTGCAGCGAGGCCTACCGCGTCAGGGCGGCGGCCCGCGGCAAGGAGCTGCGGCTGACGCTGGCCCCGCTGGGCCCCGGCGCGGCCCAGGCCCTCGTCTTCCGCTTCGGCATGTCGGGCTTGTTCCGGCTGTGCCCCGTCGCCGGGCTGCCCCGCCATGCCCACCTCCGCTTCGTCACCGGCGAGGACCCGCCGCGCGCTCTCTGCTTCGTTGACGCCCGGCGCTTCGGGTCGTGGCGGCTGGGCGAGGCCTGGCAGCCGGGCCGCGGGCCCTGCGTCCTCACCGAGTACCGGGCCTTCAG GGAGAACGTGCTGAAGAACCTGGGCGACAAGGCTTTCGACAAGCCCATCTGCGAGGCGCTCTTAAACCAGAAGTTTTTCAACGGGATCGGGAATTACCTCCGCGCTGAGATCCTGTACAG GTCGAAGACCCGTCCCTTCGAAAAGGCCCGGACCGTGCTGGAGGCCCTGAAGGACCAGGAGCAGGCGAGGAGGAAGAAT AATCCTTCCATGACACTGAGCAAGAAGCTGAAGGTGATGCAGGAGCACCCGGACCTCCTGGAGCTGTGCCACACCGTGCCCATGGAGGTCATTGTGGCGG GGAAGGAGCTCCTGGACCCAGAACAGCCGGATAACTACGCCGCTTTCAAGAACTGGCTGCAGTGTTACCTGGTGCCTGGCATGAGCTCCCTGCGCGACCGCAGCGGCAGGACCATATGGTTCCAG GGAGATCCTGGCCCCATGGCTCCCAAAG GGCAGACACCTCGCAAGAAGCGTGCGCAGCTGAAGGTGGACGCCGAGCCTCGGAGCCCCAAG GTCACCACGCATGCCTCGAAAAGGCGCCCCAGGGCTGCGGCGAGCCCCCTGAAGTCGGACgccgaggaggaggtggctgacagGCCGAGGAGGGGATGTTCCCGCGGGAGGAGGAAAGCCACTGCTGCTCCGGCCTCGTCCGAGCCCAAGGCGCCGGTGAAAGCCAAGAGAAGCCGCCGGACGGCTGCGCGCAGgggcagag GCGCAGCCCCCGCCGTGTGA
- the NEIL1 gene encoding endonuclease 8-like 1 isoform X2, with product MPECPELHLAGRYINEACGGLVFSGGVERSAVGRGPEVPFCSEAYRVRAAARGKELRLTLAPLGPGAAQALVFRFGMSGLFRLCPVAGLPRHAHLRFVTGEDPPRALCFVDARRFGSWRLGEAWQPGRGPCVLTEYRAFRENVLKNLGDKAFDKPICEALLNQKFFNGIGNYLRAEILYRSKTRPFEKARTVLEALKDQEQARRKNNPSMTLSKKLKVMQEHPDLLELCHTVPMEVIVAGKELLDPEQPDNYAAFKNWLQCYLVPGMSSLRDRSGRTIWFQGDPGPMAPKGQTPRKKRAQLKVDAEPRSPKVTTHASKRRPRAAASPLKSDAEEEVADRPRRGCSRGRRKATAAPASSEPKAPVKAKRSRRTAARRGRAGHTNQRDRCFRPAEPAHHPANRA from the exons ATGCCGGAGTGCCCGGAGCTGCACCTGGCCGGTCGCTACATCAACGAGGCgtgcggcgggctggtgttctcGGGCGGCGTGGAGCGCTCGGCGGTGGGCAGGGGGCCGGAGGTGCCGTTCTGCAGCGAGGCCTACCGCGTCAGGGCGGCGGCCCGCGGCAAGGAGCTGCGGCTGACGCTGGCCCCGCTGGGCCCCGGCGCGGCCCAGGCCCTCGTCTTCCGCTTCGGCATGTCGGGCTTGTTCCGGCTGTGCCCCGTCGCCGGGCTGCCCCGCCATGCCCACCTCCGCTTCGTCACCGGCGAGGACCCGCCGCGCGCTCTCTGCTTCGTTGACGCCCGGCGCTTCGGGTCGTGGCGGCTGGGCGAGGCCTGGCAGCCGGGCCGCGGGCCCTGCGTCCTCACCGAGTACCGGGCCTTCAG GGAGAACGTGCTGAAGAACCTGGGCGACAAGGCTTTCGACAAGCCCATCTGCGAGGCGCTCTTAAACCAGAAGTTTTTCAACGGGATCGGGAATTACCTCCGCGCTGAGATCCTGTACAG GTCGAAGACCCGTCCCTTCGAAAAGGCCCGGACCGTGCTGGAGGCCCTGAAGGACCAGGAGCAGGCGAGGAGGAAGAAT AATCCTTCCATGACACTGAGCAAGAAGCTGAAGGTGATGCAGGAGCACCCGGACCTCCTGGAGCTGTGCCACACCGTGCCCATGGAGGTCATTGTGGCGG GGAAGGAGCTCCTGGACCCAGAACAGCCGGATAACTACGCCGCTTTCAAGAACTGGCTGCAGTGTTACCTGGTGCCTGGCATGAGCTCCCTGCGCGACCGCAGCGGCAGGACCATATGGTTCCAG GGAGATCCTGGCCCCATGGCTCCCAAAG GGCAGACACCTCGCAAGAAGCGTGCGCAGCTGAAGGTGGACGCCGAGCCTCGGAGCCCCAAG GTCACCACGCATGCCTCGAAAAGGCGCCCCAGGGCTGCGGCGAGCCCCCTGAAGTCGGACgccgaggaggaggtggctgacagGCCGAGGAGGGGATGTTCCCGCGGGAGGAGGAAAGCCACTGCTGCTCCGGCCTCGTCCGAGCCCAAGGCGCCGGTGAAAGCCAAGAGAAGCCGCCGGACGGCTGCGCGCAGgggcagag CAGGACACACGAACCAGAGGGATCGCTGCTTCCGCCCAGCTGAGCCTGCCCACCACCCAGCAAACCGTGCCTGA
- the MAN2C1 gene encoding alpha-mannosidase 2C1 isoform X1: protein MMAAPKDRRTVLERVEKFISDIYFTDCNLRGRLFGDHCPPASLSCFQMPQRIPYHEAVGQEFRPAEVGDSFGPTWETCWFKVELSIPPGWAGREVHFVWESDGEGMVWRDAQPVQGLTKEGEKTSYILTSSLKETEPHSLTLYVELACNGLFGAGKGSMIAPPDPDRRFTLSKAELVVFNRDVYELLVDLEILLDMARLLGEENQRSFQALYAANQMVNACDVMDPSTFPAARDLAAAIFSQRNGESQHTIHAVGHCHIDSAWLWPFEETIRKCARSWVTVVRLMERNPELTFACSQAQQFEWVRSWYPGLYAQIRDFVVKGQFIPVGGTWVEMDGNLPSGESMVRQFLQGQRFFQEQFGRICSEFWLPDTFGYSAQLPQLMRGCGIRRFLTQKLSWNLVNTFPHHTFFWEGIDGSRVLTHFPPGDSYGMHGQVEEMLKTVKNNKDKGLVNHSALLFGFGDGGGGPTQKMLDRMKRMSDTDGLPRVQISTPDRLFSVLEKESSQLHTWVGELFLELHNGTYTTQAQIKKGNRECERILHDVEVLSTWALARGGTFQYPASQLQRLWRLLLLNQFHDVLPGSCIQLVVEDALQYYTEIRRAGIQLQEEAVRSLCGDLLQPKAGSAESTLVLNTLPWERTEVISRTGPSGTETLALVTVPSMGYAVVREPSLPPQPVAVRKQEDGTIAMENGVIAVRLDVAGRLTSLRLVHSERESVPDSCYANQFALFDDVPLYWDAWDVMDYHLETRKPVTTLLKPLEITLAGGLRGSASFSLRIGESSTLTQEIILDAMCPYLRFQTQVEWKEAHKFLKVEFPVQVRSTNATYEIQFGHLQRPTHWNTSWDWARFEVWVHKWLDLSEHGFGVALLNDCKYGASAHGNILSLSLLRAPKSPDATADIAHHQFSYAVMPHQGSFQDARVIQCAYNLNFPLHAVPSGSAQCPTWSAFAVSSPAVVLETVKQAEDRPEAVVVRLYEAHGSTVDAWLQTSLAVKEAMLCDLLERPAARGRLLLEQRGVRLSFTPFRLLSVLLVLRQ, encoded by the exons gctTTTTGGGGATCACTGTCCGCCAGCATCACTCTCCTGCTTCCAGATGCCACAGCGCATCCCTTACCATGAGGCCGTTGGGCAGGAATTCAGACCGGCTGAAGTGGGAGACTCCTTCGGGCCCAC GTGGGAGACGTGCTGGTTTAAGGTGGAGCTGAGCAtccccccgggctgggcagggcggGAAGTGCACTTCGTGTGGGAGAGCGACGGGGAGGGCATGGTGTGGCGAGatgcccagcctgtccag GGTTTGACTAAGGAAGGCGAGAAGACCAGCTACATCCTGACGAGCAGCTTGAAAGAAACAGAGCCCCACAG TCTGACGCTGTATGTGGAGCTGGCCTGCAACGGTCTCTTCGGAGCTGGCAAGGGCAGTATGATCGCCCCTCCGGACCCTGACAGGAGGTTCACCCTGAGCAAGGCTGAGCTGGTCGTCTTCAACAGGGATGTCTATGAACTGCTGGTGGATCTGGAAATACTGCTGGACATGGCCCGG CTCCTCGGGGAGGAAAACCAGAGGAGTTTCCAGGCACTGTACGCTGCCAACCAGATGGTCAACGCCTGTGACGTTATGGACCCCTCCACCTTCCCTGCTGCCCGTGACCTGGCTGCGGCGATCTTCAGCCAGAGGAACGGCGAGAGCCAGCACACCATCCATGCCGTGGGTCACTGCCACATTGACTCTG cctggctgtggcCGTTCGAAGAGACCATCCGTAAGTGTGCTCGGAGCTGGGTCACGGTGGTCCGTCTGATGGAGCGCAATCCGGAGCTCACCTTCGCCTGCTCCCAG GCGCAGCAGTTCGAGTGGGTGCGGAGTTGGTACCCCGGGCTCTACGCACAGATTCGGGACTTCGTGGTGAAGGGGCAGTTCATTCCTGTTGGAGGCACCTGGGTGGAAATG GACGGGAACCTGCCCAGCGGGGAGTCCATGGTGCGGCAGTTCCTCCAGGGACAGCGGTTCTTCCAGGAGCAGTTTGGCCGGATCTGCTCAGAG TTCTGGCTGCCGGACACGTTTGGATACTCGGCTCAGCTGCCCCAGCTAATGCGTGGCTGTGGGATCAGGCGGTTCCTCACGCAGAAGCTCAGCTGGAACCTGGTGAACACCTTCCCG CATCACACCTTTTTCTGGGAAGGCATTGATGGTTCCCGAGTCCTGACCCATTTCCCACCTGGCGATTCCTATGGGATGCACGGGCAAGTGGAGGAG ATGCTGAAAACAGTGAAGAACAACAAGGACAAAGGACTTGTGAACCACAGCGCTCTCCTCTTTGGCTTTGGAGATGGAGGCGGGGGCCCGACGCAGAAGATGCTGGACAGGATGAAGAGAATGAGTGACACAGACGGGCTGCCAAG GGTTCAGATCTCCACTCCTGACCGACTCTTTTCTGTGCTGGAGAAGGAGTCATCACAGCTGCACACCTGGGTGGGAGAGCTCTTCCTCGAGCTGCACAACGGCACCTATACCACCCAGGCACAG ATAAAGAAGGGGAATCGGGAGTGTGAGCGAATACTCCACGACGTTGAAGTGCTCAGCACCTGGGCTCTGGCGCGGGGCGGCACATTCCAGTATCCTGCCAGCCAGCTGCAGCGGCTCTGGAG GTTATTGCTGCTCAACCAGTTCCATGACGTTTTGCCAGGCAGCTGCATCCAGCTCGTGGTTGAGGATGCCCTGCAATACTACACAG AGATCCGCAGGGCTGGcattcagctgcaggaggaggctgtgcGGTCCTTATGTGGGGATCTGCTGCAGCCCAAGGCAGGGAGCGCCGAAAGCACCCTCGTGTTGAACACTCTGCCCTGGGAGCGGACTGAGGTCATCTCAAGGACTGGGCCATCTGGAACAGAGACTTTAG CTCTGGTGACAGTCCCCAGCATGGGCTATGCTGTCGTGAGGGAGCCGTCACTGCCACCTCAGCCTGTGGCAGTGAGGAAACAG GAGGATGGCACCATTGCCATGGAGAACGGGGTGATTGCAGTCCGCCTCGACGTGGCGGGGCGCCTGACCTCGCTTCGCCTTGTACACTCTGAGAG AGAGTCAGTCCCAGACAGCTGCTACGCCAACCAGTTTGCACTCTTTGATGATGTTCCCCTGTACTGGGACGCCTGGGACGTGATGGATTATCACTTGGAAACCAG GAAGCCAGTGACAACGCTGCTGAAGCCTCTGGAAATCACCCTGGCTGGGGGCCTGCGGGGAAGTGCGAGCTTCTCCCTGCGGATCGGGGAAAGCAGCACCTTAACCCAGGAGATCATCCTGGATGCCATGTGCCCGTACCTCCGCTTCCAGACCCAG GTTGAGTGGAAGGAGGCTCACAAGTTCCTCAAGGTGGAGTTCCCCGTGCAAGTCCGGAGCACCAACGCCACCTACGAGATCCAGTTTGGACACCTGCAGCGGCCGACGCACTGGAACACGTCCTGGGACTGGGCCCGGTTCGAG GTGTGGGTCCACAAGTGGCTCGATCTCTCCGAGCACGGCTTCGGGGTGGCACTGCTGAATGACTGCAAATACGGGGCATCAGCCCATGGGAACATCCTCAGCCTCTCGCT GCTGAGAGCGCCCAAGTCCCCCGATGCCACGGCAGACATCGCCCACCACCAGTTCTCCTACGCCGTGATGCCCCACCAGG GTTCCTTCCAGGACGCCCGTGTGATCCAGTGTGCCTACAACTTGAATTTCCCTCTGCACGCGGTGCCATCCGGCTCTGCCCAGTGCCCAACCTGGAGCGCCTTTGCTGTCAGCTCACCCGCCGTGGTGCTGGAGACTGTCAAGCAG GCTGAGGACAGACCTGAAGCTGTGGTGGTTCGGCTGTACGAGGCGCACGGCAGCACGGTGGACGCCTGGCTCCAGACCTCCCTCGCCGTGAAGGAGGCGATGCT CTGCGACCTCCTGGAGCGTCCGGCTGCACGAGGccgcctgctgctggagcagcggGGCGTGAGGCTTTCCTTCACACCCTTCCGCCTGCTCTCCGTCCTCTTGGTCTTGAGGCAGTGA
- the COMMD4 gene encoding COMM domain-containing protein 4 isoform X1 — protein sequence MRFRFCGDLDCPDWVLAEISTLAKISSVKLKLICAQVLRDLLGEAMEYERILKLTSDAKLESGDVKATIAVLGFILSSAAKHNVDSESLASELQQLGLPKEHAGGLCRSYEEKQSCLQESLRACSLRLSRPGPVRWRVDYALSSSELREVDEPLVHLSFGLSDSATAFSLSADKFRVLLAELKQAQALMNTLL from the exons atg CGCTTCCGCTTCTGCGGGGACCTGGACTGCCCCGACTGGGTCCTGGCCGAGATCAGTACCCTGGCCAAAATC TCCTCCGTGAAGCTGAAGCTGATCTGCGCCCAGGTGCTGCGGGACCTGCTGGGGGAGGCCATGGAG TACGAGAGGATCCTCAAGCTGACATCGGACGCCAAGCTGG AGTCCGGGGACGTGAAGGCCACCATCGCCGTCCTCGGCTTCATCCTCTCCAGCGCAGCCAAGCACAACGTGGACAGCGAGTCGCTGGCGAgcgagctgcagcagctggggctgcccaaGG AGCACGCCGGCGGGCTGTGCcgctcctacgaggagaagcagAGCTGCTTGCAGGAGAGCCTGAGGGCCTGCAGCCTGAGGC TCAGCCGGCCGGGCCCGGTGCGCTGGCGGGTGGATTACGCCCTCAGCTCCAGCGAGCTGCGGGAGGTGGATGAGCCCCTCGTGCACCTGAGCTTTGGCCTGAGCGACAGCGCGACAGCCTTCTCCCTCTCGGCGGACAAATTCCgggtgctgctggcag AGCTGAAGCAGGCCCAGGCGCTGATGAACACCCTCCTGTGA
- the NEIL1 gene encoding endonuclease 8-like 1 isoform X1: MPECPELHLAGRYINEACGGLVFSGGVERSAVGRGPEVPFCSEAYRVRAAARGKELRLTLAPLGPGAAQALVFRFGMSGLFRLCPVAGLPRHAHLRFVTGEDPPRALCFVDARRFGSWRLGEAWQPGRGPCVLTEYRAFRENVLKNLGDKAFDKPICEALLNQKFFNGIGNYLRAEILYRSKTRPFEKARTVLEALKDQEQARRKNNPSMTLSKKLKVMQEHPDLLELCHTVPMEVIVAGKELLDPEQPDNYAAFKNWLQCYLVPGMSSLRDRSGRTIWFQGDPGPMAPKGQTPRKKRAQLKVDAEPRSPKVTTHASKRRPRAAASPLKSDAEEEVADRPRRGCSRGRRKATAAPASSEPKAPVKAKRSRRTAARRGRGEAGSPRGFGTPWARSLVSGGRSGYHGAGAQWGFAGQNRAPCPL, encoded by the exons ATGCCGGAGTGCCCGGAGCTGCACCTGGCCGGTCGCTACATCAACGAGGCgtgcggcgggctggtgttctcGGGCGGCGTGGAGCGCTCGGCGGTGGGCAGGGGGCCGGAGGTGCCGTTCTGCAGCGAGGCCTACCGCGTCAGGGCGGCGGCCCGCGGCAAGGAGCTGCGGCTGACGCTGGCCCCGCTGGGCCCCGGCGCGGCCCAGGCCCTCGTCTTCCGCTTCGGCATGTCGGGCTTGTTCCGGCTGTGCCCCGTCGCCGGGCTGCCCCGCCATGCCCACCTCCGCTTCGTCACCGGCGAGGACCCGCCGCGCGCTCTCTGCTTCGTTGACGCCCGGCGCTTCGGGTCGTGGCGGCTGGGCGAGGCCTGGCAGCCGGGCCGCGGGCCCTGCGTCCTCACCGAGTACCGGGCCTTCAG GGAGAACGTGCTGAAGAACCTGGGCGACAAGGCTTTCGACAAGCCCATCTGCGAGGCGCTCTTAAACCAGAAGTTTTTCAACGGGATCGGGAATTACCTCCGCGCTGAGATCCTGTACAG GTCGAAGACCCGTCCCTTCGAAAAGGCCCGGACCGTGCTGGAGGCCCTGAAGGACCAGGAGCAGGCGAGGAGGAAGAAT AATCCTTCCATGACACTGAGCAAGAAGCTGAAGGTGATGCAGGAGCACCCGGACCTCCTGGAGCTGTGCCACACCGTGCCCATGGAGGTCATTGTGGCGG GGAAGGAGCTCCTGGACCCAGAACAGCCGGATAACTACGCCGCTTTCAAGAACTGGCTGCAGTGTTACCTGGTGCCTGGCATGAGCTCCCTGCGCGACCGCAGCGGCAGGACCATATGGTTCCAG GGAGATCCTGGCCCCATGGCTCCCAAAG GGCAGACACCTCGCAAGAAGCGTGCGCAGCTGAAGGTGGACGCCGAGCCTCGGAGCCCCAAG GTCACCACGCATGCCTCGAAAAGGCGCCCCAGGGCTGCGGCGAGCCCCCTGAAGTCGGACgccgaggaggaggtggctgacagGCCGAGGAGGGGATGTTCCCGCGGGAGGAGGAAAGCCACTGCTGCTCCGGCCTCGTCCGAGCCCAAGGCGCCGGTGAAAGCCAAGAGAAGCCGCCGGACGGCTGCGCGCAGgggcagaggtgaggctggcagtCCCCGCGGCTTTGGAACGCCATGGGCGCGCTCCCTCGTGTCGGGGGGACGGAGCGGGTACCACGGGGCAGGAGCCCAGTGGGGCTTCGCAGGGCAGAACCGGGCACCCTGTCCCCTCTGA